A window of the Diabrotica undecimpunctata isolate CICGRU chromosome 1, icDiaUnde3, whole genome shotgun sequence genome harbors these coding sequences:
- the LOC140449780 gene encoding uncharacterized protein: MPGYTWDCMLKYTGCRLELLKDPDMVLFYENAIRGGISVCSNRFSEANNKYMSEYDPKKPSKYLMYLDVNNLYGFAMEQLLPYGGFKWVDDVTSFDVTSIPDNSDIGYVLQVDLSYPQELHDKHKDFPFAAERSVPPSGGVKLSKLMTTLNDKKEYTVHYKNLKQMLANGLKLTKIHKILQFKQGAWLKPYIELNTRNRAIARTDFEKNLSKLMNNAVFGKTMENIKKHRICKIAKSWGGRYGAANLISNFRFHSCTILEENLVVIELKKLEVTFNKPLYVGQAILDLSKTVMYDFHYNYMLPKMGAHRCKLMYMDTDSFVYELQCEDVYEEVIKADSDKFDTSDYSENNIYKIPRKNKKVPGLMKDENNGKIMTHFVGLRSKMYSYKVQGGKIIKKSKGVKYNIVKNKIKFEDYVECLKNFKEKTATQRCIRSYAHNVYSIEQTKIGLSPYDDKRYLIPNSFDTLPWGHYSILE; the protein is encoded by the coding sequence ATGCCCGGATATACGTGGGACTGTATGCTCAAGTATACTGGGTGTAGGCTAGAACTACTAAAGGATCCAGACATGGTGTTGTTTTACGAAAATGCCATAAGAGGTGGAATATCCGTGTGTAGTAACCGATTTTCGGAGGCCAACAATAAATATATGTCTGAATACGATCCTAAAAAGCCTTCCAAGTACCTTATGTACCTGGATGTAAACAATTTGTATGGTTTTGCAATGGAGCAGCTCTTACCCTACGGAGGCTTCAAATGGGTGGATGATGTAACATCGTTTGATGTAACATCAATACCCGACAACTCTGATATAGGATATGTGTTACAAGTTGATCTATCATACCCACAAGAATTGCATGATAAACATAAAGATTTTCCGTTTGCAGCCGAACGCAGCGTACCGCCCAGTGGCGGAGTAAAATTGTCGAAATTAATGACAACACTTAACGATAAAAAAGAATATACTGTtcactataaaaatttaaaacaaatgctAGCTAATGGATTAAAGTTAAcgaaaattcataaaattttacaatttaaacaGGGAGCCTGGTTGAAGCCCTACATCGAGCTAAATACTCGAAATAGGGCTATAGCTCGAACAGATTTCGAAAAAAATCTATCTAAATTAATGAACAACGCTGTGTTCGGCAAAACcatggaaaatataaaaaaacaccgTATTTGCAAAATTGCCAAATCTTGGGGAGGTCGTTATGGCGCCGCAAACTTAATTTCAAATTTTCGATTCCATAGTTGCACAATTTTAGAGGAAAATCTGGTGGTTATCGAAttaaaaaagcttgaagtaacgtttaataaaccTCTGTATGTAGGGCAGGCAATTCTAGACCTCTCGAAGACAGTCATGTATGATTTTCATTACAACTATATGTTACCAAAAATGGGAGCACATAGGTGTAAGCTTATGTACATGGACACCGATAGTTTTGTCTACGAGTTACAGTGTGAGGATGTATATGAGGAGGTAATTAAAGCTGACTCTGATAAATTCGATACTTCAGATTATTCGGAAAATAACATATATAAaataccaagaaaaaacaaaaaggtGCCAGGTCTAATGAAAGATGAAAACAACGGTAAAATTATGACACATTTTGTTGGGCTTCGAAGTAAAATGTATAGTTACAAGGTGCAGGGTGGGAAGATCATTAAAAAATCTAAAGGAGTTaaatataatattgttaaaaataaaattaaatttgaggATTAtgttgaatgtttaaaaaattttaaagaaaaaacagcTACACAACGCTGTATTAGGTCATATGCACATAACGTCTATTCTATCGAACAAACAAAAATTGGTTTAAGTCCGTATGATGATAAACGCTATTTAATTCCGAACAGTTTTGACACGCTTCCGTGGGGTCATTACAGTATTTTAGAATAa
- the LOC140449856 gene encoding matrix metalloproteinase-18-like, protein MHINKVVLLIATSIVSFCLGENFNETNAVSWLEQYGYITTSETAHTDITEILEQFQERYNLPVDGKLNRETMALMQKPRCTQGDNAYAVKSAWKKFDLKWYFPQFTPEALAVSKRVFEIWEKASKFKFTYLKVPIPNPVTITVVPKQHSFRYNCQGNSDCPFKFTSGVLAHSYFPPASGCIEIHMNSNLTWDFSLNSTAEGRTNFFAVLLHEVGHALGLSHSSDKKAVMYPFYQTLPTNISEDDKRGLEELYGPKSKSTSIPTQAGVTRSSSPTLKTTTTERSRSKTTTIAKSNKPMQNVITNVCELEYPDLIFLAYAPSFPVYRMYIVSKDLIWKYDLNNEKIPTDAEQFIRYLPRGITNVTHVFQSTNGDLIGVSRNRIYAAAFPSLRIHTDKMVPEVNNARSIAGLFQTNSGKKFVCFDGSFIEFNDKGIISRGRISDVFPGIPNDITSAFNYIDGHIYFLKQNIYYKFNEFTRSVVEKGSFNWNLLGFPCPDNGLIKQLKSLLSKVNLFYE, encoded by the coding sequence ATGCATATCAATAAAGTTGTTCTGCTCATAGCAACTAGCATCGTAAGTTTTTGCTTAGGTGAAAATTTTAACGAGACAAATGCGGTGTCATGGTTAGAACAATATGGTTATATCACCACAAGTGAAACTGCACACACTGATATTACTGAAATACTAGAACAGTTTCAAGAAAGATATAATTTACCTGTGGATGGAAAATTAAATAGAGAAACAATGGCGTTAATGCAGAAACCAAGATGTACACAAGGAGACAATGCTTACGCTGTAAAATCAGCATggaaaaaatttgatttaaaatggtaTTTTCCGCAATTTACCCCTGAAGCTTTGGCAGTCTCTAAAAGAGTATTTGAAATATGGGAAAAAGCatcaaaatttaagtttacttatCTGAAAGTTCCAATTCCAAATCCAGTAACAATAACAGTCGTTCCAAAGCAGCACTCTTTTCGATATAATTGCCAGGGTAACAGCGACTGTCCTTTTAAATTTACAAGTGGTGTATTAGCACATTCTTATTTTCCTCCAGCATCTGGATGCATAGAAATTCATATGAATAGCAACCTAACATGGGATTTCAGTTTGAATTCTACAGCAGAAGGTCGAACAAATTTCTTTGCTGTCCTTCTTCATGAAGTTGGTCACGCTTTAGGTTTATCCCATAGTAGCGATAAGAAAGCTGTAATGTATCCGTTTTATCAAACCCTACCTACTAACATATCTGAAGATGACAAAAGGGGCTTAGAAGAGTTATATGGACCTAAAAGTAAATCCACATCGATTCCAACTCAAGCTGGTGTTACAAGGAGCAGTTCTCCAACTTTAAAGACAACCACAACAGAAAGATCTAGGAGTAAGACAACCACAATAGCCAAGAGTAATAAACCGATGCAAAATGTCATAACGAATGTATGTGAATTGGAATACCcagatttaatatttttagcaTACGCTCCATCATTTCCAGTATACCGAATGTACATAGTAAGTAAGGATCTGATATGGAAATATGACTTAAATAATGAAAAGATACCCACCGATGCTGAACAATTTATAAGATATTTGCCAAGGGGAATTACGAACGTAACACATGTTTTTCAAAGCACCAATGGAGATTTAATTGGTGTAAGTAGGAATCGTATATACGCAGCAGCATTTCCTAGCTTAAGAATTCATACAGATAAAATGGTACCTGAAGTTAATAACGCAAGAAGTATTGCTGGTTTATTTCAAACAAATTCAggaaaaaaatttgtttgttttgatgGTTCATTTATTGAATTTAATGATAAAGGCATTATCTCAAGAGGACGTATAAGTGACGTTTTTCCAGGAATACCAAATGATATTACATCAGCATTTAATTACATTGATGGGCATATATATTTCTTAAAGCAAAACATTTATTACAAGTTTaatgaatttacaagaagtgtcgTTGAAAAAGGTAGTTTTAACTGGAATTTGTTAGGGTTCCCTTGTCCTGATAATGGATTAATAAAACAACTGAAATCCTTATTAtctaaagtaaatttattttatgaATGA